In Mycobacteriales bacterium, the following are encoded in one genomic region:
- a CDS encoding MoxR family ATPase, whose product MASSRPSSRAGARSASYAPSAREISAAGLRIAEAVDRVIEGKPDEVHLAVAVLLAEGHLLIEDVPGVGKTMLAKALGRAIDCSVRRVQFTPDLLPSDITGVSVYNQNTREFEFKPGAIFANIVVGDEINRASPKTQSALLECMEEHQVTVDGVTYALESPFMVVATQNPIEMEGTYPLPEAQRDRFTARLALGYPAPEAELAMLDIHGGGSPLDELQPVADDREVARLIEGVRQIHVADSVRGYAVDLVTATRNHPDLRLGASPRATLHLLRAGRAIAALDERDYVLPDDLQALSEPVLAHRLLLSADAHIARRPVNAVLADIVASVPVPAASTRRPA is encoded by the coding sequence ATGGCCTCGAGCCGTCCCAGCAGCCGCGCCGGCGCTCGAAGCGCCAGTTACGCGCCGAGCGCGCGCGAGATCTCGGCGGCCGGGCTGCGGATCGCCGAGGCGGTCGACCGCGTCATCGAGGGCAAGCCGGACGAGGTCCACCTCGCCGTTGCCGTCCTGCTCGCCGAAGGTCACCTGCTCATCGAGGACGTGCCTGGCGTCGGCAAGACCATGCTCGCGAAGGCGCTGGGACGGGCGATCGACTGCTCGGTGCGCCGGGTGCAGTTCACCCCCGACCTGCTCCCCAGCGACATCACCGGCGTGTCGGTCTACAACCAGAACACCCGGGAGTTCGAGTTCAAGCCGGGCGCGATCTTCGCCAACATCGTCGTGGGCGACGAGATCAACCGCGCCTCACCGAAGACCCAGTCGGCCCTGCTGGAGTGCATGGAGGAGCACCAGGTCACCGTCGACGGCGTCACCTACGCCCTCGAGTCGCCGTTCATGGTCGTGGCCACACAGAACCCGATCGAGATGGAAGGCACTTACCCGTTGCCGGAAGCGCAACGGGACCGGTTCACGGCGCGCCTCGCGCTCGGCTACCCCGCGCCCGAGGCGGAGCTGGCGATGCTCGACATCCACGGCGGCGGGTCGCCGCTCGACGAGCTGCAGCCGGTGGCCGACGACCGCGAGGTCGCCCGGCTGATCGAAGGGGTACGCCAGATCCACGTCGCGGACAGCGTTCGCGGCTACGCCGTGGACCTCGTCACCGCCACCCGCAACCACCCCGACCTCAGGTTGGGAGCCTCGCCGCGCGCAACGCTTCATCTGCTGCGGGCCGGTCGCGCGATCGCCGCACTCGACGAGCGTGACTACGTGCTCCCCGACGACCTTCAGGCGCTCTCCGAGCCGGTCCTGGCACACCGGTTGCTGCTGTCAGCCGATGCCCACATCGCCCGGCGGCCAGTCAACGCGGTCCTGGCGGACATCGTGGCCTCGGTCCCCGTGCCGGCCGCCTCGACCCGCCGTCCGGCATGA
- the mraZ gene encoding division/cell wall cluster transcriptional repressor MraZ: MFLGTFTPRLDDKGRLFLPAKFRDELAAGLVITPGQERCLRVFPIAEFARVTQVAREAPTSLRETRDFHRMAFGDAHDEVPDRQGRVTVPAALREYAGLTRDCAVVGLNSYLEIWDEAAWREYKSSQADAYASLSEQGVPGLF; encoded by the coding sequence GTGTTCCTGGGCACCTTCACGCCACGCCTCGACGACAAAGGCCGGCTGTTCCTTCCCGCCAAGTTCCGCGACGAGCTCGCGGCGGGCCTCGTGATCACCCCGGGGCAGGAGCGCTGCCTGCGGGTGTTCCCGATCGCGGAGTTCGCCCGGGTGACCCAGGTCGCCAGGGAGGCCCCCACGTCACTGCGCGAGACCCGCGACTTCCACCGAATGGCATTCGGTGACGCTCACGACGAGGTGCCCGACCGGCAGGGTCGGGTGACCGTCCCGGCCGCCCTGCGCGAGTACGCCGGGCTCACCCGCGACTGCGCCGTGGTCGGGCTGAACAGCTACCTCGAGATCTGGGACGAGGCCGCCTGGCGGGAGTACAAGTCCAGCCAGGCCGACGCCTACGCCTCCCTGTCCGAACAGGGGGTGCCGGGCCTGTTCTGA
- the rsmH gene encoding 16S rRNA (cytosine(1402)-N(4))-methyltransferase RsmH, whose amino-acid sequence MDQVVEPDDVPDGHVPVLLDRVLELLDPAASADGAVVVDATLGLGGHTEALLERHPRLRMIGIDRDPQALARSRSRLAAHADRVQLVHGVYDTLPQILQAAGVSQVDGVLFDLGVSSMQLDDDDRGFSYSRDTGLDMRMDPTRGITAAEVVNTYPTRELARILSAYGEERFARRIADAIVRERAARPLTSSARLAELVRDAVPAATRRTGGHPAKRTFQALRIEVNDELGVLERALPAAITALRVGGRLVVLAYQSLEDRIVKRTLAAGSAVTAPADLPVVPEAAQPRLRLLTRGAEQASEREIADNPRAASVRLRAVERIREAA is encoded by the coding sequence ATGGACCAGGTTGTCGAGCCTGATGACGTGCCGGACGGGCACGTACCCGTTCTGCTCGACCGGGTGCTCGAGCTGCTCGACCCGGCGGCGAGCGCGGACGGTGCCGTCGTGGTGGACGCGACGCTCGGCCTCGGCGGTCACACCGAGGCGCTGCTCGAACGCCACCCGCGGCTGCGCATGATCGGCATCGACCGCGACCCGCAGGCGCTGGCTCGCAGCCGCAGCCGGCTGGCGGCCCACGCCGACCGGGTGCAGCTCGTCCACGGCGTCTACGACACCCTGCCGCAGATCCTGCAGGCCGCGGGCGTCAGCCAGGTCGACGGGGTGCTGTTCGACCTCGGTGTCTCCTCGATGCAGCTCGACGACGACGACCGGGGCTTCTCCTACTCCCGAGACACCGGCCTCGACATGCGGATGGACCCGACGCGCGGCATCACGGCGGCCGAGGTGGTCAACACCTACCCCACGCGCGAGCTCGCCCGGATCCTTTCGGCGTACGGCGAGGAGCGGTTCGCCCGCCGCATCGCCGACGCGATCGTGCGAGAGCGCGCAGCCCGGCCGCTCACCTCGTCGGCCAGGCTTGCCGAGCTGGTGCGGGACGCGGTGCCCGCGGCGACTCGCCGCACCGGCGGCCACCCGGCCAAGCGGACCTTCCAGGCGCTGCGCATCGAGGTCAACGACGAGCTCGGGGTGCTCGAACGGGCCCTCCCGGCGGCGATCACCGCGTTGCGGGTCGGCGGTCGGTTGGTGGTGCTCGCCTATCAGTCGCTCGAGGACCGCATCGTCAAGCGGACGCTCGCCGCCGGCTCCGCCGTGACCGCCCCGGCAGACCTGCCCGTCGTACCTGAGGCTGCGCAGCCGCGGCTGCGGCTGCTGACGCGGGGCGCGGAGCAGGCCTCGGAGCGCGAGATCGCCGACAACCCGCGGGCGGCATCGGTGCGCCTGCGTGCCGTCGAGCGAATCCGGGAAGCGGCATGA